One region of Kazachstania africana CBS 2517 chromosome 3, complete genome genomic DNA includes:
- the SPC105 gene encoding kinetochore-microtubule binding complex subunit SPC105 (similar to Saccharomyces cerevisiae SPC105 (YGL093W); ancestral locus Anc_6.179) — MFSQSKDDNTQNNSNHGVPTKGILKQSSSQITDPFSSFTIPSSQINFPSQIMSRTEILDKNNTTSRINTRDLQSKANRRVSFAPDVTLHSFDFVAGSTKAPPSGKTEEAGTINVSSADNFTTINTIENDEGSDMELTQPIPKDLLYTKEQRAEVDENSESKDRNGGTTRTVSSQNVGDQTMDFTMMNERLSPILPFNDPERSDTDKSSRGVHQQSEVTNQKAEDEEFEKKTYAVVIQEEPMEFTQLNIHESSVQDRLVSTLDQDSDLHNDEEAMELTQVQPNQQLKFSDEDGTGTQMELTTVFNNTKYVPTITQRAKNTGVLIASENKYSKINQKEATFIQALPEHNTTYVQSGSKKRRLNDDVTDSAIDFTLNIDEEMELTGMEKMSPVKLNKYNGTTTERLRTEESLSQESQPVETIITTEKYSLRQFIDEIGAEYNPDTNTSNALPSYIELSGLEPSETDFFHTGKLVLALYDEIPVLQMNSFISKELFRMNEQSKQYLEDFEKQLSSSNSQPFLLKKYFTSAGDDKKSLIQQLQVIMLFSKLKAKKLWFNWQLSQLSNLKNVLEENLTLLITDYKKVQDLCEVALKIRIRTENIRDLVQKEITLLKESPDSSNIQELSLENKIQLQRFKIELKKHQLTAANLPELLKQKSTLNNQIQQISKDIKKVLINQQLIKQEGNVSIAEGSKIGVLTSEMDLLQNLLGIETLKFEKSLMTVRFSHFRDVEIVINLEKSKETCFTVVGRMEEARFFDHIIKRLIAETDADFGIGYVFQILLNVRKLVPLVKQLKLVGRLYPVTMLTEGKHTIIEIEDYNFETNTIVLYRITFENFKKIVNSSDTKVDVLAKVIQGKETTVDELYSRMAVKNRNVLPWFNELRLTIRMI; from the coding sequence ATGTTTAGTCAATCAAAGGATGATAATACTCAGAATAATTCCAATCATGGTGTCCCGACAAAAGGGATTTTAAAACAATCCTCCAGTCAAATAACGGatcctttttcttcttttacaATACCCAGTAGCCAGATCAACTTCCCAAGCCAAATAATGAGCCGAACAGAGATTTTggataaaaataatactaCTTCCAGGATAAATACAAGAGATTTACAAAGTAAAGCTAATAGGAGAGTCTCTTTCGCTCCAGATGTTACTTTACATAGTTTTGATTTTGTAGCGGGTTCCACTAAAGCCCCGCCAAGTGGTAAGACAGAGGAAGCTGGCACTATCAACGTCAGTTCTGCGGATAATTTCACCACCATCAatactattgaaaatgatgaaggGTCGGATATGGAACTCACACAGCCAATACCTAAGGATTTGTTGTACACAAAAGAACAGAGAGCTgaagttgatgaaaattcaGAATCAAAGGATAGGAATGGCGGAACTACCAGGACCGTAAGTTCTCAAAATGTAGGGGATCAAACGATGGATTTTACTATGATGAATGAGCGTTTGTCGCCTATTTTACCGTTCAATGATCCTGAAAGATCAGATACTGATAAAAGTAGCAGGGGCGTGCACCAACAGTCAGAGGTCACTAATCAAAAAGCagaggatgaagaatttgagaaaaaaaccTATGCGGTAGTTATACAAGAGGAACCTATGGAGTTTACACAGCTTAATATACATGAGTCATCTGTACAAGATCGGCTTGTATCGACCTTGGATCAAGATTCTGATTTACATAATGATGAGGAGGCTATGGAGCTTACTCAAGTGCAGCCCAACCAGCAGTTGAAGTTTTCTGATGAGGATGGAACAGGCACGCAAATGGAGTTAACAACAGTATTCAATAATACAAAATATGTACCCACCATCACACAGAGGGCTAAAAATACTGGGGTATTAATCGCTAGCGAAAACAAATATTCTAAAATCAATCAAAAGGAAGCTACATTTATACAAGCATTACCAGAACACAATACTACATACGTCCAAAGCGGCAGTAAGAAGCGTCGGTTAAACGACGATGTTACTGATTCGGCGATTGATTTCACATTAAAtatagatgaagaaatggaaCTAACAGGTATGGAAAAAATGTCTCCAGTTAAGCTTAATAAGTACAATGGTACCACAACTGAGCGTTTGAGAACTGAAGAATCGCTAAGTCAAGAATCACAACCCGTTGAAACCATAATTACCACTGAGAAGTACTCTCTAAGACAATTCATAGACGAAATTGGTGCAGAATATAATCCAGATACGAATACATCAAATGCATTGCCCAGTTATATTGAGTTGTCTGGGCTAGAACCATCTGAAACAGATTTCTTTCATACTGGAAAGTTAGTCTTAGCTCTATACGATGAAATTCCAGTACTTCAAATGAACTCTTTCATTAGTAAGGAGTTGTTTCGAATGAATGAGCAGTCAAAACAGTatttagaagattttgaaaagcaACTGAGCTCTTCTAATTCTCAACCTTTTCTgctaaaaaaatatttcacatcAGCAGGAGACGATAAAAAAAGTCTGATACAACAACTTCAAGTAATAATGCTCTTCTCTAAATTGAAAGCTAAAAAATTATGGTTTAATTGGCAATTATCGCAGCTTTCGAACTTAAAAAATGttcttgaagaaaatcttACCCTTTTAATCACAGATTATAAGAAAGTGCAAGATTTATGTGAGGTAGCACTGAAGATTAGGATAAGAACAGAGAATATTCGAGACTTGGTTCAAAAAGAGATAACTCTTTTAAAAGAATCTCCAGATagttcaaatattcaagaattatCATTGGAGAACAAAATCCAACTACAGCgcttcaaaattgaattgaaaaaacaCCAACTAACTGCTGCAAATTTGCCGGAACTACTCAAACAAAAGAGCACATTGAACAATCAAATACAGCAAATCTCAAAGGATATCAAGAAGGTCCTAATTAATCAACAGCTGATAAAGCAGGAAGGAAATGTTTCTATTGCTGAGGGATCAAAAATTGGTGTATTAACTTCGGAAATGGATCTACTACAAAATCTTCTCGGAATTGAAACCCTTAAATTTGAGAAGTCCTTGATGACAGTAAGATTCTCGCACTTTCGTGACGTAGAGATTGTAATAAACTTAGAAAAGAGCAAAGAAACATGTTTCACTGTTGTAGGGCGTATGGAAGAGGCTAGATTTTTTGATCATATAATAAAACGCTTAATAGCGGAAACAGATGCGGACTTTGGTATAGGATATGTATTCCAAATCCTTTTAAATGTCAGAAAACTTGTTCCACTGGTTaagcaattgaaattagttGGTAGATTATATCCTGTTACCATGTTGACTGAGGGTAAACATACGATAatagaaattgaagattaCAACTTTGAGACAAATACAATTGTGCTTTACAGAATTAcgtttgaaaatttcaaaaaaatcgTAAATTCTTCTGACACTAAAGTTGATGTGTTGGCCAAGGTTATACAAGGAAAAGAGACTACTGTAGACGAACTTTATTCACGAATGGCTGTGAAAAATCGAAATGTATTACCTTGGTTTAATGAACTCCGCCTTACTATTCGCATGATATGA
- the NUP145 gene encoding nucleocytoplasmic transporter NUP145 (similar to Saccharomyces cerevisiae NUP145 (YGL092W); ancestral locus Anc_6.180), producing the protein MFNRSTAGSSLFGNANTSTPTSAPALTNNTQFPQKQGTLFGNTSANLGTSTPSPSNTLFANPGSNINQQTTQTGGSSLGSKPANNNLFGNTVGQAGSAPSSGSLFGNSTSATTGGLFGKSTPTAPAVVPSNSLFGSKPTTVPASSSVGGMFGNSGINAGGSTLSSGKPTLGTSLFGSSNPSNLFGNKQSNTANSGLFGNPITAFGHQTNTMEAQMNSNPYGLNVNNVTTNVSNMPSSITENISKKTVTNSESLSVTSIPSSDTKRSFSFSSVASNNIASPPVSVVSHSSLFNDLRSRLNSGMDTSVKGIFSSSHTPWEGAEHNSSALNGSTSNDFSFTVANKNKSVKDLSSFSNSKGVTELRRLKIDSDRSAAKKLKLLSGKSVPTKEQTPESHRNEVEEGNDIKGVENTPIIVEDEKGDKEEENIEEQGQDYDEKSSLNYWCSPSPEQLVSLSIKQLTAVPNFVVGRKGYGCITFNYDVDLTPFANDIKKELFHNVIVFRTPRTVEVYPEGSIKPPVGYGLNVPATITLENVYPVDKKTKQPITDDSKIEEIQFFVRKLKGMRDMEYISYNPFGGIWTFRVDHFSVWGLVNDEDIEIDEDEVHAADREEIDMANSTEAKLLALQQKSFSESAEAVDDYDSLIVEEKQYEPDVNEEDFEALQVDPSLDISDDWVEQLRLAGSSLHSVFAQSTATIKPDADERALLFSKFNEDLEIEKKIRKERRLTSKYTFAKFDQDSSLLLKKIEKDTGTEVVRLPVKLESRLVLHKEAFDKRMKLAAIDPRKANSYPKVVKDLLKFSDVLPAIAEDPELIEIWKLCSTLFDPVELSHHITNTVTKETLTKNRRYDLLCEWLINQIKDEIHSKINGTADLLDKVFLYLMVNDIPSATKIAIDSQNGHLAILLTFLGSNDPRVRDLASLQLTTWRRTGQKVDLQISRIYQLLSGSIFEGDYAFSNMVGEFSWLAVFSLGLLYGKIDENSLENLVASELSLVEKQNNDLVYAILQLFSTPKVTEALIRDIQFMDIQFSWYFVQILKFNAVREFSNELCDRITLSFLEQLKSEELYDQALFVGCYLVDDAVAKQQIDLLIYSNISSYCKQSSQIYRELQIPEKVVYHAQALMNKYDGDHFSEVQNLLHARLFKEAERVFTSVVGPKLILSYNHSKKNDDLSKLLSILSQFPQQNIDNWKTGLGVFEDYAKLVMHDGGNKEKFQDFEQNLKILLENNKHFKAIPACCNIMSKKMKG; encoded by the coding sequence ATGTTTAATAGAAGTACAGCAGGCTCGTCTTTATTTGGGAATGCGAATACATCGACCCCAACCTCGGCACCAGCACTAACTAATAATACCCAATTTCCTCAGAAACAGGGTACGTTATTTGGTAACACGAGTGCCAATTTAGGAACCTCCACACCAAGCCCCTCTAATACTCTTTTTGCTAATCCCGGTTCTAATATTAACCAACAAACTACTCAAACTGGAGGAAGTTCATTGGGCAGCAAACCAGCAAATAATAACCTTTTCGGGAATACTGTAGGACAAGCAGGCTCTGCTCCCTCTAGTGGATCCTTGTTTGGTAATTCGACCAGTGCGACTACCGGCGGTTTATTTGGCAAGTCCACTCCAACAGCTCCTGCAGTTGTACCTTCAAACAGTTTGTTCGGAAGCAAACCTACTACTGTTCCAGCCTCAAGTTCAGTTGGTGGAATGTTTGGGAACTCTGGTATAAATGCGGGGGGAAGTACCTTATCATCTGGTAAGCCCACATTAGGAACAAGCTTGTTTGGTTCTTCAAATCCCTCTAATTTGTTCGGTAACAAACAATCTAATACTGCTAATAGTGGACTGTTTGGCAACCCAATTACCGCATTCGGACATCAAACTAATACTATGGAGGCGCAAATGAATTCTAATCCTTATGGACTCAACGTAAATAATGTAACAACAAATGTATCTAATATGCCATCATCCATAACTGAAAATATCAGCAAAAAGACGGTCACGAACTCTGAATCTCTTTCTGTGACGTCAATCCCTTCCAGTGACACAAAAAGATCTTTCTCCTTCTCGTCAGTAGCTTCCAACAACATTGCATCGCCTCCTGTTTCCGTCGTTTCACATTCCAGtttattcaatgatttgAGATCACGACTAAACTCTGGTATGGATACTTCTGTGAAGGGcatcttttcttcatcgCATACACCTTGGGAAGGGGCGGAACATAATTCTTCTGCTTTGAATGGCAGTACTTCTAATGACTTTTCTTTCACCGTGGCaaataaaaacaaatcTGTGAAGGATTTATCCTCCTTCTCTAATAGCAAGGGTGTGACGGAGCTGCGtagattgaaaattgaCTCTGACAGAAGTGCTGCCAAGAAGCTGAAACTACTTTCAGGTAAGTCGGTTCCTACAAAAGAACAAACGCCCGAATCTCACAGGAATGAGGTGGAAGAAGGTAATGACATTAAAGGTGTTGAAAATACACCAATAATCGTGGAGGACGAAAAGGGTGACAAggaggaagaaaatatagaaGAACAAGGACAAGATTATGATGAGAAGAGTTCATTAAACTACTGGTGTTCCCCATCCCCAGAGCAATTAGTCAGTTTATCAATAAAGCAGCTAACAGCAGTCccaaattttgttgttggtAGAAAGGGTTATGGTTGTATTACTTTCAATTATGATGTTGATCTTACTCCTTTTGCTaatgatattaaaaagGAACTTTTTCATAATGTTATAGTTTTCCGCACACCAAGAACAGTTGAAGTTTATCCTGAAGGATCTATAAAGCCACCTGTTGGCTATGGATTGAATGTTCCGGCGACAATCACCCTAGAAAATGTTTATCCTGTTGATAAAAAAACAAAGCAACCTATCACAGACGATTCCAAGATAGAAGAGatacaattttttgttaGAAAATTAAAGGGTATGAGAGATATGGAATATATCTCATACAACCCTTTCGGCGGTATTTGGACCTTTAGAGTTGATCACTTCAGTGTTTGGGGTTTGgttaatgatgaagatattgaaatagaCGAGGATGAAGTACATGCTGCTGATAGAGAGGAAATTGATATGGCCAATAGTACAGAGGCAAAGTTATTGGCATTGCAACAGAAAAGCTTTTCGGAATCTGCAGAAGCTGTGGATGACTATGACAGTCTtattgttgaagaaaagcAATACGAACCTGATGTAAATGAGGAAGACTTCGAGGCTTTACAAGTGGATCCTTCCTTGGATATATCAGATGATTGGGTTGAGCAATTGAGACTAGCAGGGTCCTCCTTACATTCTGTTTTTGCGCAATCTACTGCTACTATAAAACCAGACGCTGATGAAAGGGCTCTTCTCTTTTCTAAgtttaatgaagatttggaaattgagaaaaagaTCAGGAAGGAAAGAAGGTTAACTAGTAAATATACTTTTGCAAAATTCGATCAAGATTCTTCTTTACTTctcaagaaaattgaaaaggataCAGGGACTGAAGTCGTGAGATTACCAGTCAAACTGGAGAGTAGGTTGGTTCTTCATAAGGAAGCATTTGATAAGCGCATGAAGTTAGCTGCTATCGATCCTAGGAAGGCAAACTCATATCCAAAAGTGGTCAAGGACCTGTTAAAATTCAGTGACGTTTTACCAGCAATCGCTGAAGATCCTGAGCTTATAGAGATTTGGAAGCTTTGTTCCACCCTATTTGATCCTGTTGAATTATCCCATCATATTACGAACACTGTTACTAAAGAAACTCTCACCAAAAATAGAAGATATGACTTGTTATGCGAATGGCTGATAAACCAGATCAAGGATGAGATTCATTCTAAGATAAATGGAACTGCAGACTTATTAGACAAAGTATTTTTATACTTAATGGTAAATGATATTCCATCCGCGACAAAAATAGCAATTGACTCGCAGAATGGTCACTTGGCCATCTTACTTACCTTCTTGGGATCTAACGATCCTCGTGTACGTGATTTGGCTTCCTTACAACTAACGACATGGAGAAGGACGGGTCAAAAAGTTGATTTGCAAATTTCTCGGATATACCAGCTGTTAAGCGGTTCTATCTTTGAAGGGGATTATGCTTTTTCAAACATGGTTGGTGAATTCAGTTGGCTGGcagttttttcattagGGTTGCTATATGGTAAGATTGATGAGAATtctttagaaaatttagTTGCATCTGAATTATCGTTAgttgaaaaacaaaataatgactTAGTCTATGCTATTTTACAATTATTCAGTACACCTAAGGTAACCGAAGCATTAATCAGAGATATCCAGTTTATGGATATTCAGTTTTCATGGtattttgttcaaataCTAAAATTCAATGCAGTTCGTGAATTTTCTAACGAATTGTGTGACAGAATCACATTGAGTTTCCTTGAACAACTGAAAAGTGAAGAATTGTACGATCAAGCTCTATTCGTGGGCTGTTACCTAGTTGATGATGCAGTGGCTAAACAGCAAATCGATTTATTGATATACTCCAATATTTCATCTTATTGTAAACAGTCTAGTCAAATTTACAGAGAGTTACAAATTCCAGAAAAGGTCGTATATCATGCACAAGCATTAATGAACAAGTATGATGGAGATCACTTTTCAGAAGTTCAGAATTTATTACATGCACGCCTTTTCAAAGAAGCAGAGCGTGTTTTTACAAGTGTGGTAGGTCcgaaattgattttatcatataatcattcaaaaaagaatgaTGATTTGTCAAAACTACTTTCCATTCTATCACAATTTCCTCAGCAGAATATAGATAATTGGAAAACAGGTCTTGGAGTGTTTGAAGACTACGCCAAACTTGTCATGCATGATGGTGGTAATAAGGAAAAgtttcaagattttgaacagaatttgaagatattgcTAGAGAATAACAAGCATTTCAAAGCCATCCCTGCATGTTGTAATATAATGTCCAAAAAGATGAAGGGTTAG
- the MPO1 gene encoding 2-hydroxy-palmitic acid dioxygenase MPO1 (similar to Saccharomyces cerevisiae YGL010W; ancestral locus Anc_4.109), with product MSEELFNLRSQLSFYKYYHSDRINVLIHSIFVPIILFSGCAILHHIKLYKAVTLTHLMSVLYGSFYCLLYLPTGLLASSLLLMINLCLDKNWVQISITESLGLFALGWVVQFIGHGFFEHKKPAVLDNLVQSLVLAPYFILFEFLFKLGFFETLNKQLEDDIDKMRA from the coding sequence ttcaatttgcGTTCTCAGTTGAGCTTCtataaatattatcatAGCGATAGGATAAATGTCCTCATCCACTCCATCTTCGTTCCAATTATTCTCTTTTCAGGATGTGCTATTCTCCATCATATAAAACTCTACAAGGCAGTAACGTTGACACATTTAATGTCGGTATTATATGGGTCATTTTATTGTCTACTTTATCTACCTACGGGGTTATTGGCTTCGAGCTTATTACTGATGATCAATCTGTGCTTAGACAAAAATTGGGTGCAAATATCTATTACAGAATCTTTGGGGCTTTTTGCGTTAGGTTGGGTAGTCCAATTCATAGGGCATGGTTTTTTTGAGCATAAAAAACCGGCCGTTTTGGATAATTTGGTTCAAAGTTTGGTTCTAGCTCCTTATTTCATATTATTTGAgtttttattcaaattaggattttttgaaacattAAATAAGCAGCTTGAAGATGACATTGACAAAATGAGGGCATGA